Proteins from a single region of Streptomyces sp. TN58:
- a CDS encoding LacI family DNA-binding transcriptional regulator, translated as MAKVTRDDVARLAGTSTAVVSYVINNGPRPVAPATRERVLAAIKDLGYRPDRVAQAMASRRTDLIGMIVPDARQPFFAEMAHAVEQAAAERGKMVLVGNSDYRTEREVHYLRAFLGMRVSGLILVSQGMSEQAAGEIEAWDARVVLLHERPEAIDDVAVVTDDIGGAQLATRHLLEHGHEYVACIGGIENTPSVGDPVADHVEGWRRAMLEAGRSVEGRLIEAPYNRYDAYTVALEFLARPDRPTAVFCATDDQAIGVLRAARELRIDVPGELAVAGFDDVKEAALTDPPLTTIASDRPAMARAAVDLVLDDGLRVAGSRRERLKQFPSALVIRRSCGCR; from the coding sequence GTGGCCAAGGTGACGCGGGATGACGTAGCGCGACTTGCGGGTACTTCTACCGCCGTCGTGAGCTACGTCATCAACAACGGACCCCGGCCGGTCGCCCCGGCCACGCGCGAGCGTGTCCTCGCCGCGATCAAGGACCTGGGCTACCGCCCGGACCGGGTCGCCCAGGCGATGGCGTCGCGGCGCACCGACCTCATAGGCATGATCGTCCCCGACGCCCGCCAGCCGTTCTTCGCGGAGATGGCGCACGCGGTCGAGCAGGCCGCCGCCGAGCGCGGAAAGATGGTCCTGGTCGGCAACAGCGACTACCGCACCGAGCGCGAGGTCCACTACCTGCGGGCCTTCCTCGGGATGCGGGTCTCGGGCCTGATCCTGGTCAGCCAGGGCATGAGCGAGCAGGCCGCCGGCGAGATCGAGGCCTGGGACGCCCGCGTGGTGCTGCTGCACGAGCGCCCGGAGGCGATCGACGACGTGGCGGTCGTCACGGACGACATCGGCGGCGCCCAGCTCGCCACCCGGCACCTGCTGGAGCACGGGCACGAGTACGTCGCCTGTATCGGCGGCATCGAGAACACCCCGTCGGTCGGCGACCCGGTCGCCGACCACGTCGAGGGCTGGCGCAGGGCCATGCTGGAGGCTGGCCGCTCGGTCGAGGGCCGGCTCATCGAGGCCCCCTACAACCGCTACGACGCCTACACGGTCGCCCTGGAGTTCCTGGCGCGGCCGGACCGGCCGACGGCCGTCTTCTGCGCCACGGACGACCAGGCGATCGGTGTGCTGCGCGCCGCGCGCGAGCTGCGCATCGACGTGCCCGGGGAGCTGGCGGTGGCGGGCTTCGACGACGTCAAGGAGGCGGCCCTCACGGACCCGCCGCTGACGACGATCGCCTCGGACCGCCCGGCGATGGCCCGCGCGGCGGTGGACCTCGTCCTGGACGACGGGCTGCGGGTGGCCGGCTCGCGCCGTGAACGCCTCAAGCAGTTCCCGTCGGCCCTGGTGATCCGCCGCTCCTGCGGCTGCCGGTAG
- a CDS encoding Ms5788A family Cys-rich leader peptide, translating to MAMKHQQADLTKRRAVDLCRVAAMLCRSM from the coding sequence ATGGCTATGAAGCATCAGCAGGCGGACCTCACGAAGCGACGGGCAGTAGACCTGTGTCGCGTCGCCGCCATGCTCTGTCGATCCATGTGA
- a CDS encoding sulfurtransferase codes for MSRSDVLVDADWVEAHLNDADVVIVEVDEDTSAYDKNHITNAVRIDWKSDLQDPVRRDFVDQEGFEKLLSAKGISNDDTVVLYGGNNNWFASYAYWYFKLYGHQDVKLLDGGRKKWELDSRDLVDGKDVPNRPATQYKAKAQDTSIRAFRDDVVAAIGSLNLVDVRSPDEFSGKLLAPAHLPQEQSQRPGHVPSARNIPWSKNANDDGTFKSDDELKALYEAEQVDLAKDTIAYCRIGERSALTWFVLHELLGQENVKNYDGSWTEYGSLVGVPIELGPNK; via the coding sequence ATGAGCCGCAGCGACGTCCTCGTAGACGCCGACTGGGTCGAGGCCCACCTGAACGACGCCGACGTCGTCATCGTCGAGGTGGACGAGGACACGTCCGCCTACGACAAGAACCACATCACCAACGCCGTCCGGATCGACTGGAAGAGCGACCTCCAGGACCCGGTCCGCCGCGACTTCGTGGACCAGGAGGGCTTCGAGAAGCTCCTCTCCGCCAAGGGCATCTCCAACGACGACACCGTCGTCCTCTACGGCGGCAACAACAACTGGTTCGCCTCCTACGCCTACTGGTACTTCAAGCTCTACGGCCACCAGGACGTCAAGCTCCTCGACGGCGGCCGCAAGAAGTGGGAGCTCGACTCCCGCGACCTGGTCGACGGCAAGGACGTCCCCAACCGCCCGGCCACCCAGTACAAGGCCAAGGCCCAGGACACCTCGATCCGCGCCTTCCGCGACGACGTCGTGGCCGCGATCGGCTCCCTGAACCTGGTCGACGTCCGCTCCCCCGACGAGTTCTCGGGCAAGCTGCTCGCCCCGGCGCACCTTCCGCAGGAGCAGTCGCAGCGCCCCGGCCACGTGCCGAGCGCCCGCAACATCCCGTGGTCGAAGAACGCCAACGACGACGGCACCTTCAAGTCGGACGACGAGCTCAAGGCCCTCTACGAGGCCGAGCAGGTCGATCTGGCGAAGGACACCATCGCCTACTGCCGCATCGGTGAGCGCTCCGCGCTCACGTGGTTCGTGCTGCACGAGCTCCTGGGCCAGGAGAACGTCAAGAACTACGACGGCTCGTGGACCGAGTACGGCTCGCTGGTCGGCGTGCCGATCGAGCTCGGCCCCAACAAGTAA
- a CDS encoding MoaD/ThiS family protein, with amino-acid sequence MATGTIRYWAAAKAAAGTAEEPYSARTLAEALDGVRERHPGELTRVLLRCSFLVNEEPVGKRPHDCVPLTEGGTVEVLPPFAGG; translated from the coding sequence GTGGCAACCGGAACCATCCGCTACTGGGCGGCGGCCAAGGCCGCGGCCGGGACTGCGGAGGAGCCGTACTCGGCGCGGACACTCGCCGAGGCGCTCGACGGCGTGCGGGAACGCCACCCCGGGGAGCTGACCCGGGTCCTGCTGCGCTGCTCCTTCCTCGTGAACGAAGAACCTGTGGGCAAGCGCCCGCACGATTGCGTACCGCTGACCGAGGGAGGCACCGTAGAGGTGCTCCCGCCGTTCGCGGGCGGGTGA
- a CDS encoding YgfZ/GcvT domain-containing protein encodes MTSSPLLHLPGAVPAEGRDEGVAAHYGELYGEQRALADGRGFVDLSHRGVVSVTGPERLSWLHLLITQHVTELPAGQATEALILSANGHIEHALYLVDDGETTWAHVEPGTQGDLIAYLESMKFFYRVEVADRTEEFAVVHLPAGSIAEVGKERVVRETAHGRDVFLPRTELEAFAAAHRPAAGLLAYEALRVEGHRPRVGLETDHRTIPHELGWIGTAVHLQKGCYRGQETVARVHNLGKPPRRLVFLHLDGSEVVLPAHGAPVRLAADGEEGRQLGFVTTAVRHHELGPIALALVKRNVPVDAPLLVGGTAAAQEVVVAP; translated from the coding sequence ATGACCAGCAGCCCCTTGCTCCATCTTCCCGGCGCCGTCCCCGCCGAAGGCCGCGACGAGGGCGTCGCCGCCCACTACGGCGAGCTGTACGGCGAACAGCGCGCGCTCGCGGACGGCCGCGGCTTCGTCGACCTCTCGCACCGCGGGGTCGTCTCCGTCACCGGACCGGAGCGGCTGAGCTGGCTGCACCTGCTGATCACCCAGCACGTCACCGAGCTCCCGGCGGGTCAGGCCACCGAGGCGCTGATCCTCTCCGCCAACGGCCACATCGAGCACGCGCTGTACCTCGTCGACGACGGCGAGACGACGTGGGCGCACGTGGAACCCGGCACCCAGGGCGATCTGATCGCCTACCTGGAGTCGATGAAGTTCTTCTACCGCGTGGAAGTCGCCGACCGCACCGAGGAGTTCGCGGTCGTGCACCTGCCGGCCGGCTCGATCGCCGAGGTCGGCAAGGAGCGCGTCGTCCGCGAGACCGCCCACGGCCGCGACGTCTTCCTGCCCCGCACCGAGCTGGAGGCCTTCGCCGCGGCGCACCGCCCGGCCGCCGGCCTGCTCGCCTACGAGGCGCTGCGCGTCGAGGGGCACCGGCCGCGGGTCGGCCTGGAGACCGACCACCGCACCATCCCGCACGAGCTGGGCTGGATCGGCACCGCCGTGCACCTGCAGAAGGGCTGCTACCGCGGCCAGGAGACGGTCGCCCGCGTCCACAACCTCGGCAAGCCCCCGCGCCGCCTGGTCTTCCTGCACCTGGACGGCTCGGAGGTGGTCCTCCCGGCCCACGGCGCCCCGGTCCGGCTCGCCGCGGACGGCGAGGAGGGCCGCCAGCTGGGCTTCGTGACCACCGCCGTCCGCCACCACGAGCTGGGCCCGATCGCGCTCGCGCTCGTCAAGCGGAACGTCCCGGTGGACGCGCCGCTGCTGGTCGGCGGCACGGCCGCCGCCCAGGAGGTCGTCGTGGCGCCCTGA
- the dtd gene encoding D-aminoacyl-tRNA deacylase, translating to MRAVVQRVDGASVVVDGETVGEIVGEGLCVLVGVTHDDTPEKAAVLARKLWSVRILEGEKSCSDNGAPLLVISQFTLYGDARKGRRPTWNAAAPGPVAEPLVDEVVSQLRALGATVATGRFGADMRVSLTNHGPFTIVVDV from the coding sequence ATGCGAGCTGTGGTGCAGAGGGTGGACGGCGCGAGCGTCGTCGTGGACGGCGAGACCGTGGGCGAGATCGTCGGCGAGGGACTGTGCGTGCTGGTGGGGGTGACCCACGACGACACGCCGGAGAAGGCGGCGGTCCTGGCCCGCAAGCTGTGGTCCGTGCGGATCCTGGAGGGCGAGAAGTCCTGTAGCGACAACGGGGCGCCGCTGCTGGTGATCTCCCAGTTCACGCTCTACGGCGACGCCCGCAAGGGGCGGCGCCCCACCTGGAACGCGGCGGCGCCCGGCCCGGTCGCCGAGCCGCTGGTGGACGAGGTCGTGTCGCAGCTGCGCGCGCTGGGAGCGACGGTGGCGACGGGCCGCTTCGGGGCGGACATGCGGGTGTCGCTGACCAACCACGGCCCGTTCACCATCGTCGTCGACGTCTAG
- a CDS encoding DUF3099 domain-containing protein, whose translation MYARRRRAYFLLMGGCLVLFVSAWAFVRLWSVEAAVAMCVVAMVIPPVAAMIANRRGPDDRWWDDPSGDPTSDEWWDELDGKRRRED comes from the coding sequence ATGTACGCCCGGCGCCGGCGCGCCTATTTCCTGCTGATGGGCGGATGCCTCGTCCTCTTCGTCTCCGCCTGGGCCTTCGTGCGCCTGTGGTCGGTCGAGGCGGCCGTGGCCATGTGCGTCGTCGCCATGGTGATCCCGCCGGTCGCCGCGATGATCGCGAACCGGCGAGGCCCGGACGACCGCTGGTGGGACGACCCCTCGGGCGATCCCACGTCCGACGAGTGGTGGGACGAACTGGACGGAAAGCGGCGACGCGAGGACTGA
- a CDS encoding FABP family protein: protein MIQIPSDLNPGLVPLAFLLGTWEGAGVFDFPGEEKCNFGQEVVFSHDGRDFLQYTSHTWVLDAEGNKVRPLESEAGYWRIDKDRKVEIVMVRDQGVVEVWYGELADQKPQIDLATDAVARTAASGPYSGGKRLYGYVKSDLMWVGEKATPDVELRPYMSAQLKKVVTPEEVAEMARNLPDMPDDGIAFFR, encoded by the coding sequence ATGATCCAGATCCCGTCCGACCTGAACCCGGGCCTCGTCCCCCTCGCCTTCCTCCTCGGCACCTGGGAGGGTGCGGGAGTCTTCGACTTCCCCGGTGAGGAGAAGTGCAACTTCGGCCAGGAAGTCGTCTTCAGCCACGACGGCCGGGACTTCCTGCAGTACACCTCCCACACCTGGGTCCTCGACGCCGAGGGCAACAAGGTGCGGCCGCTGGAGTCCGAGGCCGGCTACTGGCGCATCGACAAGGACCGCAAGGTCGAGATCGTCATGGTCCGCGACCAGGGCGTCGTCGAGGTCTGGTACGGCGAGCTGGCCGACCAGAAGCCCCAGATCGACCTGGCCACCGACGCCGTCGCCCGCACCGCGGCCTCCGGACCGTACAGCGGCGGCAAGCGGCTCTACGGCTACGTCAAGAGCGACCTGATGTGGGTCGGCGAGAAGGCCACCCCCGACGTCGAGCTGCGCCCGTACATGTCGGCCCAGCTCAAGAAGGTCGTCACGCCGGAGGAGGTCGCCGAGATGGCGCGCAACCTCCCGGACATGCCGGACGACGGCATCGCCTTCTTCCGCTGA
- a CDS encoding Fur family transcriptional regulator yields MVSTESTEGTPGTDWKADLRKRGYRLTPQRQLVLEAVDALEHATPDEILAEVRKTASGVNISTVYRTLELLEELGLVSHAHLGHGAPTYHLADRHHHIHLVCRDCADVIEADVDIAAEFTAKLRTTFGFETDMKHFAIFGLCRKCAAKQRAASA; encoded by the coding sequence GTGGTGAGCACCGAGAGCACCGAAGGAACCCCGGGCACCGACTGGAAGGCCGACCTGCGCAAGCGCGGCTACCGGCTGACCCCGCAGCGCCAGCTCGTACTGGAAGCCGTCGACGCGCTGGAGCACGCCACGCCGGACGAGATCCTCGCGGAGGTGCGCAAGACGGCCTCGGGGGTCAACATCTCCACCGTCTACCGGACGCTGGAGCTCCTGGAGGAGCTCGGCCTGGTCTCGCACGCCCACCTCGGGCACGGAGCCCCCACCTACCACCTGGCCGACCGGCACCACCACATCCACCTGGTCTGCCGCGACTGCGCCGACGTCATCGAGGCGGACGTCGACATCGCCGCCGAGTTCACCGCGAAGCTCCGCACGACCTTCGGCTTCGAGACCGACATGAAGCACTTCGCGATCTTCGGGCTGTGCCGGAAGTGCGCCGCGAAGCAGCGTGCCGCGTCCGCCTGA
- a CDS encoding DUF2516 family protein encodes MLMDGFDRGVIPLLGLAMLALAVVAFVLALVARDDAYRAADKQSKTFWLVILGITVVVDAFLGMLFLQIAGLVATIVFLVDVRPALKQVSGGGRRSGGSSSDGPYGPYNGGR; translated from the coding sequence ATGTTGATGGACGGGTTCGATCGAGGGGTGATCCCGCTTCTCGGGCTCGCCATGCTGGCGCTCGCCGTGGTGGCCTTCGTGCTCGCGCTGGTGGCGCGGGACGACGCCTACCGGGCGGCCGACAAGCAGAGCAAGACCTTCTGGCTGGTCATCCTCGGCATCACCGTGGTCGTGGACGCCTTCCTGGGGATGCTCTTCCTGCAGATCGCGGGCCTGGTCGCGACCATCGTGTTCCTCGTGGACGTACGGCCGGCCCTCAAGCAGGTCTCCGGTGGCGGACGTCGCAGCGGTGGCAGCAGCAGCGACGGCCCGTACGGCCCCTACAACGGCGGACGGTAG
- a CDS encoding GNAT family N-acetyltransferase — translation MSADVRPIAESELRDWVRAVHTGFLVSPPVTEADIAQRAKYSDFSRMQGAFDPDSGRCVATLRSFPQELTVPGGAAVHATAVSNVAVLPTHRRQGLLTRMMAAEFAAAEARGDALATLIAAEYPIYGRFGFGPATSLVEWEIDVPRSGLDRRLPAPVDGGRIDLVDVEELRRVGPGLHERLRARTPGAVSRDERWWSLATGLEAWSYRPYKDNFHAVYRTADGEVAGLAVYNADEHWTDAKLPQNTVQVKDLLAVTPQAERALWRFLCSIDWVVKVRTGYRAPDDLAPQVLPDPRSARVVTSSDFLWVRILDVVRALGARTYEVPGVLVLEVADDNGPAAGRYRLDAGTGACERTEEAADLRLGVAELGSLYLGGASAVRLAALGRVVQERPGAAALADAVFRTARSPWCPDIF, via the coding sequence ATGAGTGCTGACGTCCGGCCGATCGCCGAATCCGAACTCCGCGACTGGGTGCGCGCCGTACACACCGGTTTCCTGGTCAGTCCTCCGGTGACCGAGGCCGACATCGCGCAACGCGCCAAGTACAGCGACTTCTCCCGGATGCAGGGTGCGTTCGACCCCGACAGCGGCCGCTGCGTGGCGACACTGCGGTCCTTCCCGCAGGAGTTGACCGTTCCCGGCGGGGCTGCCGTCCACGCCACCGCCGTTTCGAACGTGGCCGTGCTGCCCACCCACCGCCGTCAGGGCCTGTTGACCCGGATGATGGCCGCCGAGTTCGCCGCCGCCGAGGCGCGCGGCGACGCGCTGGCGACGCTGATCGCCGCCGAGTACCCGATCTACGGGCGGTTCGGCTTCGGGCCCGCGACCTCCCTCGTGGAGTGGGAGATCGACGTACCGCGCAGCGGGCTGGACCGGAGGCTGCCGGCGCCCGTCGACGGCGGCCGCATCGACCTGGTGGACGTGGAGGAGCTGCGGCGGGTGGGGCCGGGGCTGCACGAGCGGCTGCGGGCGCGCACGCCCGGCGCCGTGAGCCGGGACGAGCGCTGGTGGAGCCTGGCGACCGGCCTGGAGGCGTGGTCGTACCGCCCGTACAAGGACAACTTCCACGCCGTGTACCGGACGGCTGACGGGGAGGTGGCCGGCCTCGCCGTGTACAACGCCGACGAGCACTGGACGGACGCGAAGCTTCCGCAGAACACCGTGCAGGTCAAGGACCTGCTGGCGGTCACCCCGCAGGCGGAGCGGGCGCTGTGGCGGTTCCTGTGCTCGATCGACTGGGTGGTGAAGGTCCGCACCGGCTACCGGGCCCCCGACGACCTCGCCCCGCAGGTGCTGCCCGACCCGCGGTCGGCGCGGGTGGTCACCAGCTCGGACTTCCTGTGGGTGCGGATCCTCGACGTCGTACGGGCACTGGGGGCGCGGACGTACGAGGTGCCCGGGGTGCTCGTGCTGGAGGTCGCCGACGACAACGGTCCCGCGGCGGGCCGCTACCGGCTGGACGCCGGCACCGGCGCGTGTGAGCGGACCGAGGAGGCGGCGGACCTGCGCCTCGGCGTGGCCGAACTGGGCTCCCTGTACCTGGGCGGCGCCTCGGCGGTGCGGCTGGCCGCGCTGGGCCGGGTGGTGCAGGAGCGGCCCGGAGCGGCCGCTCTGGCCGACGCGGTGTTCCGTACCGCGCGCAGCCCGTGGTGCCCTGACATCTTCTGA
- a CDS encoding response regulator transcription factor produces MSSLLLLTNALQPSTEVLPALGLLLHNVRVAPAEGPALVDTPGADVILVDGRRDLPQVRSLCQLLRSTGPGCPLILVVTEGGLAAVTADWGIDDVLLDTAGPAEVEARLRLATGRQQLGSDDSPMEIRNGDLSVDEATYSAKLKGRVLDLTFKEFELLKYLAQHPGRVFTRAQLLQEVWGYDYFGGTRTVDVHVRRLRAKLGPEHESLIGTVRNVGYRFVTPEKVERAAAEAAAQEAAKVAAEAASEGSARASGATTRSA; encoded by the coding sequence ATGAGCTCGCTCCTGCTGCTCACCAACGCGCTGCAGCCGTCCACCGAAGTGCTGCCCGCACTCGGCCTGCTGCTGCACAACGTCCGGGTGGCGCCGGCCGAGGGCCCGGCCCTCGTGGACACCCCCGGCGCCGACGTCATCCTCGTCGACGGCCGCCGCGACCTGCCCCAGGTCCGGTCGCTGTGCCAGCTGCTGCGCTCCACCGGCCCCGGCTGTCCGCTGATCCTCGTCGTCACCGAGGGCGGCCTGGCGGCCGTCACCGCCGACTGGGGCATCGACGACGTCCTCCTGGACACCGCCGGCCCCGCAGAGGTCGAGGCGCGCCTGCGGCTGGCGACCGGCCGCCAGCAGCTCGGCTCGGACGACTCCCCGATGGAGATCCGCAACGGCGATCTGTCGGTGGACGAGGCGACGTACTCCGCCAAGCTCAAGGGGCGGGTGCTGGACCTCACGTTCAAGGAGTTCGAGCTGCTCAAGTACCTCGCGCAGCACCCGGGCCGGGTCTTCACCCGTGCGCAGCTGCTGCAGGAGGTCTGGGGGTACGACTACTTCGGCGGCACCCGGACGGTCGACGTGCACGTACGGCGCCTCCGGGCGAAACTCGGCCCCGAGCACGAGTCGCTGATCGGTACGGTCCGCAACGTCGGCTACCGCTTCGTCACGCCGGAGAAGGTCGAGCGGGCGGCGGCGGAGGCCGCGGCGCAGGAGGCGGCCAAGGTCGCCGCGGAGGCGGCCTCGGAGGGCTCCGCCCGGGCGTCGGGGGCGACCACCCGGTCGGCCTAG
- a CDS encoding DUF2993 domain-containing protein yields MRFLRVVVIVGVVLAALFAGVDRWAVGYAENRLAERIQARQGLAGSAEVEIHGFPFLTQALSHDLDRVDLALRGVEVMADGRKTRLAELDASFRGVKLNGDYSGGTAERATGSALITYADLTAASQTGATLSYGGAPGKVKVTASVDILGRTLSRSVISTITLVDAPDSKGGKIVRVHAEEVPGEGVPGLERQVRKRTDFDRDLGTGLPAGLQLSALTSDEAGVHLTLGGSNVVMAGS; encoded by the coding sequence GTGCGGTTCCTGCGTGTCGTTGTGATCGTCGGAGTGGTGCTGGCGGCCCTGTTCGCCGGGGTGGACCGGTGGGCCGTCGGCTATGCCGAGAACCGGCTGGCCGAGCGGATACAGGCCCGGCAGGGGCTGGCCGGCAGCGCCGAGGTGGAGATCCACGGGTTCCCCTTCCTCACCCAGGCGCTCAGCCACGATCTGGACCGGGTCGACCTCGCCCTCCGGGGCGTCGAGGTCATGGCGGACGGCCGCAAGACGCGGCTCGCCGAGCTCGACGCCAGCTTCCGCGGCGTGAAGCTGAACGGTGACTACAGCGGCGGTACGGCCGAGCGGGCCACCGGCAGCGCGCTCATCACCTACGCCGACCTGACCGCGGCCTCGCAGACCGGCGCGACCCTCTCCTACGGCGGTGCGCCGGGGAAGGTGAAGGTCACCGCGTCGGTGGACATCCTCGGCCGGACCCTGTCGCGCAGTGTGATCTCGACGATCACGCTCGTGGACGCGCCGGACTCCAAGGGCGGGAAGATCGTCCGGGTGCACGCCGAGGAGGTGCCGGGCGAGGGCGTGCCCGGCCTGGAGCGCCAGGTGCGCAAGCGGACCGACTTCGACCGCGACCTCGGAACCGGCCTTCCCGCCGGGCTCCAGCTCTCGGCGCTGACCTCGGACGAGGCCGGTGTGCACCTCACCCTGGGCGGCTCGAACGTGGTGATGGCCGGATCGTGA
- a CDS encoding helix-turn-helix domain-containing protein — MASLNVGHLGEYLREQRRQAQLSLRQLADAAGVSNPYLSQIERGLRKPSADILQQLAKALRISAETLYVQAGILDERDRDEVETRAAILADPSINERQKQVLLQIYESFRKENALDEPAVPEVPAVPAVLADEMPPKTD; from the coding sequence ATGGCATCGCTCAACGTCGGACATCTCGGCGAATACCTCCGTGAGCAACGGCGGCAGGCGCAGCTCTCGCTGCGGCAGCTGGCCGACGCCGCAGGGGTGTCGAATCCGTACCTGAGCCAGATCGAGCGCGGGCTGCGCAAGCCGAGCGCGGACATCCTGCAGCAGCTGGCCAAGGCGCTGCGGATCTCCGCGGAGACGCTGTACGTGCAGGCCGGGATCCTCGACGAGCGGGACCGCGACGAGGTGGAGACGCGAGCCGCCATACTCGCCGACCCGTCCATCAACGAGCGGCAGAAGCAGGTACTGCTCCAGATCTACGAGTCGTTCCGCAAGGAGAACGCGCTCGACGAGCCCGCCGTTCCCGAGGTTCCCGCCGTCCCCGCCGTCCTCGCTGACGAGATGCCGCCGAAGACCGACTGA
- a CDS encoding DUF1416 domain-containing protein — protein MCGAQIGGPDLATLKPGETAIQGQVTKDGEPVSGYVRLLDSTGEFTAEVPTSATGQFRFYAATGSWTLRALVPGAQADRAVVVAEAGGVTDVAIAV, from the coding sequence ATGTGTGGAGCACAGATCGGCGGGCCCGACCTCGCGACCCTCAAGCCCGGTGAGACCGCGATCCAGGGCCAGGTGACCAAGGACGGCGAGCCCGTCAGCGGTTACGTGCGGCTGCTGGACTCGACCGGCGAGTTCACCGCCGAGGTCCCGACCTCGGCCACCGGCCAGTTCCGCTTCTACGCCGCCACCGGCTCCTGGACGCTGCGCGCGCTCGTCCCGGGTGCCCAGGCGGACCGTGCCGTCGTGGTCGCCGAGGCCGGCGGCGTGACGGACGTGGCGATCGCGGTCTGA
- a CDS encoding putative protein N(5)-glutamine methyltransferase, whose translation MTSLVESLRAAGCVFAEEEAELLSGAARDDAHLADLLARRVGGEPLEHVVGWAEFCGLRVRVGAGAFVPRRRTEFLVEEAVALTRPGAVVLDLCCGVGALGAAVAAQCPGGVELHVADIDPVALAYARRNVAPYGGRVWEGDLYAALPDGLRGRVDVLVVNAPYVPTEEIGLMPSEARDHEPLVSLDGGADGLDVHRRVAAGALPWLAPGGRLLIETSARQAPSTASALTSAGLAVRAVTSEELHATVVIGTS comes from the coding sequence TTGACATCGCTTGTGGAGTCCCTGCGCGCGGCCGGCTGCGTCTTCGCGGAGGAGGAGGCGGAGCTGCTGAGCGGCGCCGCCCGGGACGACGCACACCTGGCGGACCTGCTGGCCCGCCGGGTGGGCGGTGAGCCGCTCGAACACGTCGTGGGCTGGGCGGAGTTCTGCGGGCTGCGCGTGCGGGTGGGCGCGGGCGCCTTCGTACCGCGCAGGCGTACCGAGTTCCTGGTGGAGGAGGCGGTGGCGCTGACCCGTCCGGGCGCGGTCGTGCTGGACCTGTGCTGCGGGGTCGGGGCGCTGGGCGCGGCGGTGGCGGCGCAGTGCCCGGGCGGGGTGGAGCTGCACGTGGCCGACATCGACCCGGTGGCGCTGGCGTACGCGCGGCGCAACGTGGCCCCGTACGGCGGCCGGGTGTGGGAGGGCGACCTGTACGCGGCCCTCCCGGACGGGCTGCGGGGGCGGGTGGACGTGCTGGTGGTCAACGCCCCGTATGTGCCCACGGAGGAGATCGGCCTGATGCCGTCGGAGGCGCGCGACCACGAGCCGCTGGTCTCGCTGGACGGCGGGGCGGACGGGCTGGACGTCCACCGCCGGGTCGCGGCGGGCGCCCTGCCCTGGCTGGCCCCGGGCGGCCGGCTGCTGATCGAGACGAGCGCGCGGCAGGCCCCGTCGACGGCCTCGGCGCTGACCTCCGCGGGCCTCGCGGTCCGCGCGGTCACCTCGGAGGAGCTGCACGCGACGGTGGTGATCGGCACGTCCTGA